Part of the Pseudomonas sp. P8_241 genome is shown below.
TCATTCCGACGGTGATGTCCTTCTGCACGCCTTGAGCGATGCTCTGCTCGGCGCCGCCGCACTGGGTGACATCGGCAAGCATTTCCCGGATACCGATCCACAATTCAAAGGCGCCGACAGCCGTGTGCTGTTACGTCATGTCGTTGCCCTGATCCACGCCAAGGGCTGGAAGGTCGGTAACGTCGACAACACCGTCGTCGCGCAGGCGCCGAAAATGGCCCCGCATATCGAATCGATGCGCGCGCTGATTGCCGCGGATCTTCAAGTTGAGTTGGATCAAGTGAACGTAAAAGCTACCACCACCGAAAAGCTCGGCTTTGTCGGTCGCGAAGAAGGCATTGCCGTGCATTCCGTTGCCTTGTTGTTGCGCGCATGAACGAACTGCAATTGCTTGGGCCGCGAGCCTACGGTGAGCCGCTCGGCACCGCGGTACTGAAAGCCATCGCGGAAGATTTTCAGGTCGATGAAGTCCTTGATATTCCCCTCAGTGGCGACGGCGAGCACCTGTGGATCTGGGTGGAAAAGCGTGGCTTGAACACTGAAGAAGCTGCACGGCGAATAGCCAAGGCAGCGGGCGTGCCTTTGCGTACCGTCAGCTACGCCGGGCTCAAGGACCGTCAGGCGCTGACGCGTCAGTGGTTCAGTGTGCAGTTGCCGGGCAAGGCCGATCCAGATCTGTCGGCCGCAGAAAACGACACGCTGAAAATCCTCAAGACCAGCCGGCACAAACGCAAACTGCAGCGTGGTGCTCACTCGGCCAACGGGTTCACGTTGCGCCTGACCCAGTTCGCCGGCGACAAGGTCGCTATCGATGAACGCCTGCAACAGATCGTCAAACAGGGTATTCCCAATTATTTCGGTGCCCAGCGCTTCGGGCATGACGGCGGCAACGTGGTCGACGCTCGCGGCTGGGCGTCGCGCAAGGCTTTGCCGGAGCAACGCAACGTGCGTTCGCGCCTGCTGTCCACCGCCCGCAGTTTTCTGTTCAATCAGGTGCTGGCCGCTCGGGTTGCCGATGGCACCTGGCAACGTGCCCAGGTCGGCGACTTGCTCGCATTCACCGACAGTCGCAGTTTTTTTCCGGCCGGTGAAGCCGAGTGCAGCGACCCGCGACTGGCGATTCTCGATCTGCACCCGACCGGGCCGCAGTGGGGTGAAGGTGACTCGCCGGCCACGGGCGCTGTCCATGAACTGGAGCAGGCAATCGCCGCGCGCGAAGCGGATTTGCGCGATTGGTTGATTAACGCCGGTATGAGCCACGAACGTCGCATCCTGCGGCTGCCCATTGGTGGGTTGACGTGGCATTATCCCGAGCCTGACATTCTGCAACTGGAATTCGTCCTGCCGGCCGGATGCTTCGCCACCGTATTGGTGCGCGAGCTTGTTGATCTGGTGCCGGTGGGGCAGACGGACAGCCCATGCGTATTCTGATTTCAAACGATGATGGGGTGACCGCACCCGGTCTTGCCGCGCTTTATGCTGCGCTGGCGGATTACACCGAGTGCGTGGTTATCGCCCCGGACCAGGACAAGAGCGGCGCCAGCAGTTCGCTGACGCTCGACCGTCCATTGCACCCGCAAACCCTGGCCAATGGCTTTATCAGCATCAATGGCACACCCACCGATTGCGTGCACCTGGGCCTTAACGGCTTGCTGGAGCATGAAGTGGACATGGTGGTTTCCGGCATCAACCTGGGCGCGAACCTGGGGGACGATGTTTTGTATTCCGGCACAGTGGCGGCCGCCCTTGAAGGACGTTTCCTGAAGTGTCCTTCGTTTGCTTTTTCGTTGGTCTCACGACAAGTAGACAATCTTCCTACAGCAGCCTATTTCGCACGCAAGCTCGTCGAGGCTCATGCCGATCTCGACTTGCCACCGCGCACGGTGCTGAACGTGAACATTCCCAATTTGCCGCTCGACCACATCCGCGGTATTCAACTGACCCGTCTTGGCCATCGCGCCCGCGCTGCCGCGCCGGTGAAAGTGGTGGATCCGCGAGGCAAGTCCGGTTACTGGATTGCGGCGGCGGGGGATGCCGAGGACGGCGGCCCTGGCACCGATTTTCATGCGGTGATGCAAGGGTATGTTTCGATCACTCCGCTGCAACTGGATCGCACGTTCAACGATGCCTTCAGGAGTCTCGATGGCTGGCTGGAGGGTCTGCGCTAATGGGCCGTGAAGACGATATGCTGCGTCGTGGCATCGGGATGACTTCCCAGCGCACCCGCGAACGCCTCATTCAGCGCCTGTACGAAGAGGGCATTTCCAACGCCAAGGTGCTGGAAGTCATTCGCCGTACTCCGCGTCACCTGTTCGTCGACGAGGCGCTGGCGCACCGTGCCTACGAAGACACCGCGTTGCCGATCGGCAACAATCAGACCATCTCCCAGCCTTATATGGTGGCTCGCATGAGCGAGTTGCTGCTCGAGGCCGGGCCGCTGGATAAAGTGATGGAGATCGGCACCGGGTCGGGCTATCAGACGGCGATACTGTCGCAACTGGTCGAGCGTGTCTTTTCGGTCGAGCGCATCAAGGTCTTGCAGGATCGGGCCAAGGAACGCCTGGTCGAGCTGAACCTGCGCAATGTGGTGTTCCGCTGGGGCGATGGCTGGGAAGGCTGGCCCGCACTGGCACCGTACAACGGCATCATAGTGACCGCCGTGGCGACTGATGTGCCGCAGGCATTGCTCGATCAGTTGGCACCGGGAGGGCGGCTGGTGATTCCGGTCGGCGCCGGTGAAGTCCAGCAATTGATGTTGATCATCCGTGAGGAACACGGTTTTTCCAGGCGTGTCCTAGGGAACGTGCGCTTCGTTCCATTGCTCAAT
Proteins encoded:
- the truD gene encoding tRNA pseudouridine(13) synthase TruD gives rise to the protein MNELQLLGPRAYGEPLGTAVLKAIAEDFQVDEVLDIPLSGDGEHLWIWVEKRGLNTEEAARRIAKAAGVPLRTVSYAGLKDRQALTRQWFSVQLPGKADPDLSAAENDTLKILKTSRHKRKLQRGAHSANGFTLRLTQFAGDKVAIDERLQQIVKQGIPNYFGAQRFGHDGGNVVDARGWASRKALPEQRNVRSRLLSTARSFLFNQVLAARVADGTWQRAQVGDLLAFTDSRSFFPAGEAECSDPRLAILDLHPTGPQWGEGDSPATGAVHELEQAIAAREADLRDWLINAGMSHERRILRLPIGGLTWHYPEPDILQLEFVLPAGCFATVLVRELVDLVPVGQTDSPCVF
- the surE gene encoding 5'/3'-nucleotidase SurE yields the protein MRILISNDDGVTAPGLAALYAALADYTECVVIAPDQDKSGASSSLTLDRPLHPQTLANGFISINGTPTDCVHLGLNGLLEHEVDMVVSGINLGANLGDDVLYSGTVAAALEGRFLKCPSFAFSLVSRQVDNLPTAAYFARKLVEAHADLDLPPRTVLNVNIPNLPLDHIRGIQLTRLGHRARAAAPVKVVDPRGKSGYWIAAAGDAEDGGPGTDFHAVMQGYVSITPLQLDRTFNDAFRSLDGWLEGLR
- the ispF gene encoding 2-C-methyl-D-erythritol 2,4-cyclodiphosphate synthase, which produces MRIGHGYDVHRFAEGDFITLGGVRIAHSFGLLAHSDGDVLLHALSDALLGAAALGDIGKHFPDTDPQFKGADSRVLLRHVVALIHAKGWKVGNVDNTVVAQAPKMAPHIESMRALIAADLQVELDQVNVKATTTEKLGFVGREEGIAVHSVALLLRA
- a CDS encoding protein-L-isoaspartate(D-aspartate) O-methyltransferase, which encodes MTSQRTRERLIQRLYEEGISNAKVLEVIRRTPRHLFVDEALAHRAYEDTALPIGNNQTISQPYMVARMSELLLEAGPLDKVMEIGTGSGYQTAILSQLVERVFSVERIKVLQDRAKERLVELNLRNVVFRWGDGWEGWPALAPYNGIIVTAVATDVPQALLDQLAPGGRLVIPVGAGEVQQLMLIIREEHGFSRRVLGNVRFVPLLNGPLA